One genomic window of Cupriavidus malaysiensis includes the following:
- a CDS encoding HNH endonuclease → MPIVQHLIDAAKGKHPISAARSGHWPAVREQHLKAQPACAVCGGKTKLQVHHIRPFHLHPDLELDPSNLITLCESGEGGVSCHLHFGHLGNFRSFNVDVVTDSAEWRDKIQHRPRP, encoded by the coding sequence ATGCCGATAGTCCAACACCTCATCGACGCCGCGAAGGGCAAGCACCCCATCTCAGCCGCGCGCTCTGGCCACTGGCCGGCGGTGCGCGAGCAGCACCTGAAGGCGCAGCCGGCCTGCGCGGTGTGCGGCGGAAAGACGAAGCTGCAGGTGCATCACATCCGGCCGTTCCACCTGCATCCGGATCTGGAGCTCGACCCGAGCAACCTGATCACGCTCTGCGAGTCGGGGGAGGGCGGCGTCTCCTGCCACCTGCACTTCGGCCACCTCGGGAACTTCCGCAGCTTCAACGTGGACGTGGTGACCGACTCGGCCGAGTGGCGCGACAAGATCCAGCATCGCCCGCGGCCATGA
- a CDS encoding DUF1353 domain-containing protein codes for MSQFLTRLVMENATGQDDGLWRLVEPLVYQSDVAGQTFVVPPGFETDLASVPRLPVVFLLAGGTSNEAAVVHDFLYTRHTVSRAVADAVLREASSVTGVPAWRRWLIYWGVRLGGGSHWRPDQARA; via the coding sequence GTGAGCCAGTTCCTGACCAGGCTGGTCATGGAGAACGCCACGGGCCAGGACGATGGCCTGTGGCGGCTGGTCGAGCCACTGGTCTACCAGTCGGACGTGGCCGGGCAGACCTTCGTGGTGCCGCCCGGGTTCGAAACCGACCTGGCATCGGTGCCGCGGCTGCCGGTGGTCTTCCTGCTGGCCGGCGGGACGTCCAACGAAGCGGCCGTGGTGCACGACTTCCTGTACACCAGGCACACGGTGTCGCGCGCCGTGGCAGATGCCGTGCTGCGTGAGGCCTCGTCCGTCACTGGTGTGCCGGCCTGGCGGCGGTGGCTGATATACTGGGGCGTGCGGCTGGGCGGTGGGTCGCACTGGCGGCCGGACCAGGCGCGGGCCTAG